One genomic window of Corticium candelabrum chromosome 9, ooCorCand1.1, whole genome shotgun sequence includes the following:
- the LOC134184749 gene encoding laminin-like protein epi-1, whose amino-acid sequence MRRLLLISLLVTITSAQKYPSLEDLRNVAAAESLHTCGTSAPESFFYLTSDTTSEIRVCDSTNQSLAHEPHLMLDDDPTHTWWQSQNGLQTATFTVNFSQPYELIYVTLVMANSYPPLGMAFEKSTDFGQTFEPLDYRVQSSASCMDIFNVSEQLLAMNANDVLCSNFLTNTRSAQVTVRLLKPVNDRPGQLNVNGKMLFTEELLDFLYATNLRVTFKNFQREAQNTKATYFTVRDLQIVARCHCNGHASACNINPMTGQHQCMCEDNTCGQNCETCCSLFNQQQYQRSVLMPFSCEECNCHNHSSSCQYNAVVDRANMSLNTNGELSGGGVCQDCQSSTEGINCELCDTFYYLPDGNDINSQSPCLPCECDQKGIRNTTVLVSEFGDCVKETGGGFSAGDCICKTNVGGRKCDLCKPMFYNLSLANPSGCRSCDCDPAGSDGLNCDDMGQCVCKQFVEGLKCDACNDEYYSLAGSNPDGCSACMCDVGGAADGVCDKQTGLCTCKNNIVNSQDRTCGRMGIAANFYFEMLHSIRSEVEEPATSDQLQPWGFSSADFPSFTGRGYLILESQESFSRKVVVPKRSNYFVVIHYAGNSSSLLHGSISRSSSSVVEVLHLSTQSCQADCYQSSNRTYSFDAGDVFINLTTSVPILIDSVALIPDEFVNPTIFAAPVLANFQAQCDIFSNNITSSFCLDSAFSLSIDFFGVVKPCMCNSMGSLPGHCNPDCGQCPCRMGVVGLTCDRCAAGHYDLSAAGCMPCDCANPAAHCNETSGQCVCSPNAHGRRCNRCIVDTFGFDAVLGCKLCNCNAIGSRSTQCDLTTGVCSCFPHVVGMQCDACEDGYTNMTYGRGCVQCDCNEAGSTNQLCDKTTGQCNCKANVEGLKCDQCRADYFYLSHENPVGCIQCFCSGLSSNCSSAIVYRETEQTVFVLPHANPSMGWRVSSVDGSDPTTAGFVVTNIITDQMQLQVSLDLLLIAYPVYWFAPDKFRGNKLSSYGGDIRYAIWYNVGGSVVGSLTNDSDLIVVGNGRQAHHYLSALPVQNRVETISVQIKEQSFVNENGSQLTRDELETILAHIDLLLIRATYHNGTNEVALMNFTMDISSSNIGGARVETVEQCTCPAAYSGYSCESCATGSTRFGSLPSSDALLGTCTSCVCNNHADACHEITGECIGCEDNTYGNSCEFCASGFYGDATQGTDKDCVVCPCSVPKSTSTNCLLGPSGPICNCSVGYQGLLCDECQPNYFGDPQSSGGVCTQCGCNGNINTTDPNSCNRSTGMCVNCLYNTEGLFCERCAVGYYGDAPNQNCQACICDPAGSVNSACNHTTGVCDCLPNVDGNQCNVCLPNFWNLASRSGCQHCDCSLDGSTSQQCDVVSGKCSCNPGRAGMKCDICDLGRFNVSGGCIDCGCHENGSYNGTCDMTSGQCHCRPGVTGRRCDTCLPYYFDLTAGCQRCDVCIRALEERTGDLGTLLTATEDKVIGLDQYDDIESSFAVLDVLINGNLTRSNTLLNMLRMIEQIVAELGLEQVENRGTNLQQSLQYILLWANRLLIEANRQNTVLGGNAASAKLLKKTVTDVSSNVDMITSTIAKLVNQAQSIVNKVEAIVDELKSRDLMSDVTFANTSAVTAQTALQTALNLEQMATAFADDVTALSKSLVDISQTAKTVNDSSLSVLNVSREVTLLANAANSLLLEVQRLDMNITFLIEQVERSLEQIMIWNRDVEDILELSLFLFQSAENSINGTGQSVDDSDGSVNSSSGSVSGSGDMMVPSTSSPINDGQAELSMYSSINEGLADVPRLLSDTEATRNYVNMSVDWAETRADALESEAAAKSRVFESIRSQGQEAVDVVQNYRDVSILINESLALALQANRTAQATLLRVQTMVEQGLDQRAAESLNDSSKLVQKALQLNTTANNLNSLLLDGQLQTKSAGDQLEIAQNTNNNATALLSSLTDLSGPLGQTNIDMTLQCIEMISSQCQSTVTVLDRRTGTQEAALNEAKNSTAEANDILNVVLSTEKNASTAITHLEQELGKLQTIVNKTSILQDEINVTIGRMRLSLSRARQIISQVRSARYFTKDATAEFENVGVRSNVSSLSLHFQLDRTDGLLVYIGEKLPSTKPNFISLEIVSRRVWLRYNLGGTTATIRNSHMIVVGQWYQVLAQRVGEVANVTVIGRDNVVTLAHGRSSAGHQELSLDTPVVAVGGIAGVSIMISPDVMNQDYVGCLDNITIDGNMIDLTNPSSATPGITVCDCNRTIPFVPTETPTGSTEPPTTDRVTTDTVLTTTKAAVTTEPPSTAAHTTAAAFTETASMKLTEVATNETITDAVTTDIPTTAVSATDVITTDISTSKSSTTQSATTDMPTTESSGEDEITTESASTESSTTQSATTDMPMTESSGEDEITTESASTESSTTQSATTDMPTTESSGEDEITTESASTESSTTQSATTDMPTTESSGEGEITTESASTESSTTQSATTDMPTTESSGEGEITTESASTESSTTEATTTDLPTSQATTTQALTTETSSTEAPTTEASVDEITTESALLTTEPATARATTVAVTTDATTDAATTRAMTTEPLTSAAVPSSEASTTAVPPSPTVPQRCGFASSPAFDESGIRTTELQDSYMAYSLSQDFFYRRFNVRLQFQTFASEGILLFITDDNRIDFIGLEMREGKLRFAFNCGGGRAEGTTDNTYNDGHLHTVILGRSDNIGFINVDFIRDFKIVEGVNEYVSVSTDANFLYVGGTPKSHPPTGLLIDRETTRPSLLACFQQLSLKGTDYLTSSQLVTTSLTDKCYSELGSGASYNGTGYFSLYEGEITPSSAWKAGVNFEIDLEFQTVQNSGLLFYVQSQSSNIDDHVELEIVEGKLEFTFNNGGQNVTMEWDSPYPFYLCDGKWHQVEVRKEGTIGRLTVDGMSTVMDMSTGRLSGVDAFAPLYFGGIPDGVMKKDGLHGVGFVGCLRNLRLKNSRTTLTPSYWDASAKLVGVNPQGCPG is encoded by the exons ATGAGGCGGCTGTTGCTTATATCGCTGCTAGTGACTATTACTTCCGCTCAGAAGTATCCTTCATTGGAAGACCTACGGAACGTTGCGGCAGCTGAGTCGCTGCACACTTGCGGCACATCTGCACCAGAATCTTTCTTCTATCTGACATCAGACACAACTTCCGAGATACGCGTGTGCGACTCCACGAACCAGAGTCTTGCTCACGAACCACATCTCATGTTGGATGACGACCCCACGCATACGTGGTGGCAATCTCAGAACGGTCTGCAGACGGCGACATTCACTGTCAACTTCTCACAGCCGTACGAGCTCATCTACGTCACACTCGTTATGGCAAACTCTTATCCTCCGCTAGGAATGGCGTTTGAGAAATCCACAGACTTTGGACAGACGTTCGAACCGCTCGACTACAGAGTGCAGTCTTCCGCAAGTTGCATGGATATTTTCAATGTGTCAGAGCAGTTGCTCGCGATGAACGCCAACGACGTCCTGTGTTCGAATTTTCTGACCAACACTAGAAGCGCACAG GTGACCGTGAGGTTGCTCAAACCGGTCAATGATAGACCTGGACAACTCAACGTAAATGGAAAGATGCTGTTTACTGAAGAACTACTG GACTTTCTTTATGCAACAAATCTTCGTGTGACTTTCAAGAACTTCCAGCGTGAGGCTCAG AATACGAAAGCAACATATTTCACTGTAAGGGATCTTCAAATTGTTGCTCGATGCCATTGTAATGGCCATGCCAGCGCGTGTAATATCAACCCAATGACTGGACAACACCAATGCATGTGTGAAGACAACACTTGTGGACAAAACTGTGAAACGTGTTGTTCATTATTCAACCAGCAACAATATCAGAGATCAGTATTGATGCCATTTAGCTGTGAAGAATGCAACTGTCACAATCATTCATCATCATGTCAGTATAATGCGGTGGTAGATCGTGCTAACATGAGTCTAAACACAAATGGAGAACTTTCAGGTGGAGGGGTGTGCCAGGACTGTCAGTCGTCTACAGAGGGGATCAACTGTGAACTGTGTGACACATTTTACTATTTACCTGATGGTAATGACATAAATAGCCAGTCGCCATGTCTGCCATGTGAATGTGATCAAAAAGGCATTCGGAACACAACCGTGCTTGTCAGTGAGTTTGGAGACTGTGTGAAAGAGACCGGAGGTGGATTTTCTGCGGGTGATTGCATCTGCAAAACAAACGTGGGAG GTCGTAAGTGTGACTTGTGCAAACCCATGTTTTATAATTTGTCATTGGCCAACCCCAGTGGCTGCAGAAGCTGTGATTGTGATCCGGCTGGTTCAGATGGAttaaattgtgatgacatgggTCAATGTGTCTGCAAGCAATTTGTAGAGGGGTTGAAATGTGATGCATGCAACGATGAATATTATAGTTTGGCAGGTAGCAATCCCGATGGTTGCTCtgcttgtatgtgtgatgTTGGTGGTGCAGCAGATGGTGTGTGTGACAAGCAGACTGGTCTCTGCACATGCAAAAACAACATTGTGAACAGTCAAGATAGAACGTGTGGACGCATGGGGATTGCTGCAAACTTTTACTTTGAAATGTTACACTCAATAAGGTCCGAAGTCGAGGAGCCTGCAACGTCAGATCAACTTCAACCATGGGGATTCAGTTCTGCTGACTTTCCATCTTTTACAGGTCGAGGATATTTGATCCTTGAAAGCCAG GAGTCATTCTCAAGAAAAGTTGTCGTGCCAAAACGTAGCAATTACTTTGTAGTCATACATTATGCTGGAAATTCATCTTCTCTGCTGCATGGAAGCATTTCTAGATCATCTTCATCGGTTGTGGAGGTCTTGCATCTTTCAACACAGTCTTGTCAAGCAGATTGTTATCAGTCATCGAATCGAACATACAGTTTTGATGCAGGTGATGTGTTCATCAATTTAACAACAAGTGTACCCATTCTGATC GATTCAGTTGCTTTGATTCCTGATGAATTTGTGAATCCTACGATATTTGCGGCTCCGGTACTGGCAAATTTTCAAGCACAGTGTGACATTTTCAGTAACAATATTACTTCATCGTTCTGTCTGGACAGTGCATTTTCATTAAGCATAGACTTTTTTGGTGTTGTCAAACCTTGTATGTGCAACTCAATGGGCTCACTGCCGGGACACTGCAATCCGGACTGTGGACAATGTCCTTGTAGAATGGGTGTCGTAGGTCTGACTTGCGATCGCTGTGCTGCAGGACACTATGATCTCTCTGCTGCTGGGTGCATGCCCTGTGATTGTGCTAACCCAGCTGCACACTGTAATGAAACTAGTGGACAATGTGTTTGCTCACCCAACGCACATGGTCGACGGTGTAATCGATGCATAGTTGATACATTTGGGTTTGATGCTGTTCTAGGATGCAAGTTATGCAATTGCAATGCTATTGGTTCGAGGTCCACTCAATGTGATCTTACAACAGGAGTCTGTAGTTGTTTTCCTCATGTTGTGGGGATGCAGTGTGACGCATGTGAAGACGGTTATACCAACATGACTTATGGGCGAGGTTGTGTCCAGTGTGATTGTAACGAAGCTGGAAGCACCAATCAACTTTGTGACAAGACTACAGGACAATGCAATTGCAAG GCGAATGTGGAAGGATTAAAGTGTGATCAATGCAGAGCAGACTACTTTTACTTGAGCCACGAGAATCCGGTTGGCTGTATTCAATGCTTTTGCTCTGGCTTAAGCAGCAACTGTTCTAGTGCCATCGTGTATAGAGAGACTGAGCagactgtgtttgttttgccacatGCGAATCCTTCCATGGGATGGCGTGTCAGTAGTGTGGATGGTAGTGATCCAACCACAGCTGGCTTTGTGGTCACAAACATTATCACTGATCAAATGCAACTGCAGGTATCTCTTGATCTTTTACTCATTGCATATCCTGTATATTGGTTTGCTCCTGACAAGTTTCGTGGCAACAAGCTCTCATCATATGGAGGTGACATAAGATACGCAATTTGGTATAATGTAGGAGGTAGTGTTGTTGGATCCTTGACCAATGACTCTGACTTGATTGTGGTTGGAAACGGTCGACAAGCTCACCACTACTTGTCTGCATTGCCGGTACAAAATCGTGTGGAAACGATATCAGTTCAGATCAAGGAACAGTCCTTTGTCAATGAAAATGGATCACAGCTAACAAGAGACGAGCTGGAAACAATTCTTGCTCACATTGATTTGCTTCTAATTCGAGCAACGTATCACAATGGCACAAATGAAGTTGCTCTTATGAACTTTACTATGGACATTTCTAGTTCTAATATTGGCGGGGCTCGTGTTGAGACTGTTGAGCAGTGTACATGTCCTGCTGCGTATTCTGGCTATTCCTGTGAGTCGTGTGCTACTGGTTCTACTAGATTTGGCAGTCTTCCATCGAGTGATGCACTACTCGGGACATGCACATCGTGTGTATGTAACAATCATGCAGACGCTTGTCATGAAATCACAGGAGAATGCATTGGGTGCGAGGACAACACATATGGTAACTCGTGTGAATTTTGTGCGTCTGGTTTCTACGGTGATGCCACACAAGGAACAGATAAGGACTGTGTCGTATGTCCCTGTTCAGTTCCAAAATCAACATCTACAAATTGCTTACTTGGGCCTAGCGGTCCTATTTGTAATTGCAGCGTTGGCTATCAAGGTCTGCTTTGTGATGAATGTCAACCTAACTACTTTGGCGACCCTCAGTCTTCAGGAGGGGTGTGCACGCAGTGTGGTTGTAATGGCAACATTAACACAACTGATCCAAACAGTTGTAACAGATCGACAGGAATGTGTGTCAACTGCCTTTATAACACAGAAGGACTATTTTGCGAACGATGTGCTGTTGGTTACTACGGGGATGCTCCCAATCAGAATTGCCAAG CATGCATCTGCGATCCTGCTGGATCAGTGAATTCTGCTTGTAATCACACTACTGGTGTGTGTGACTGCTTGCCAAATGTAGATGGTAATCAGTGCAATGTCTGCTTG CCAAATTTCTGGAACTTGGCAAGTAGATCAGGCTGTCAGCATTGTGATTGTAGTCTTGATGGTTCAACGAGCCAACAGTGTGATGTAGTGAGTGGCAAGTGCTCGTGTAACCCTGGAAGAGCAGGAATGAAATGTGACATCTGTGATCTTGGGCGTTTCAATGTCTCAGGAGGTTGTATAG ATTGTGGGTGTCATGAGAATGGCTCATATAACGGAACTTGCGACATGACTAGCGGTCAGTGCCACTGCAGACCTGGAGTTACAGGGAGACGCTGTGACACTTGCTTGCCATACTATTTTGATCTGACTGCCGGCTGCCAGC GATGTGATGTTTGCATTCGAGCACTAGAAGAACGTACTGGAGATCTTGGTACTTTGTTGACGGCAACCGAAGATAAAGTGATAGGTTTAGATCAATATGATGATATCGAGTCTTCATTTGCTGTACTAGATGTGCTCATTAATGGTAACTTG ACAAGGAGTAATACGTTGCTGAATATGTTGAGGATGATAGAACAAATTGTAGCTGAATTAGGGTTAGAGCAAGTGGAAAACCGAGGAACCAATTTGCAACAATCA TTGCAATACATTTTGTTGTGGGCTAACCGGCTTCTAATTGAAGCTAATCGACAGAATACGGTACTGGGTGGCAATGCTGCATCAGCTAAACTACTGAAGAAGACTGTTACAG ATGTTTCTAGCAATGTGGACATGATTACATCTACAATTGCAAAATTAGTGAACCAAGCACAGAGCATTGTGAACAAAGTGGAAGCCATAGTCGATGAattgaagtcacgtgatctaatGTCAGACGTGACGTTTGCCAACACAAGTGCAGTAACTGCACAAACGGCTTTGCAAACAGCTCTGAATCTAGAGCAGATGGCTACTGCATTTGCAGACGATGTCACTGCTCTCTCAAAGTCACTTGTAGATATCAGTCAAACAGCAAAGACAGTGAATGACAGCAGTCTTTCTGTACTTAACGTATCAAGGGAGGTTACTTTGCTGGCCAATGCTGCCAACTCATTACTTCTGGAAGTACAG AGATTGGATATGAACATTACATTTTTGATTGAACAAGTGGAACGATCTCTAGAACAAATCATGATCTGGAACAGAGATGTGGAAGACATACTGGAATTGTCGTTGTTCTTGTTTCAG TCTGCCGAAAACAGTATTAATGGAACTGGTCAATCTGTTGATGATAGCGATGGATCTGTTAATAGTAGTTCGGGATCTGTTAGTGGTAGCGGTGACATGATGGTGCCAAGTACGTCCAGTCCCATAAATGACGGACAAGCTGAGCTAAGCATGTACAGCAGCATAAATGAAGGACTTGCTGATGTTCCGAGACTACTGTCTGACACGGAAGCAACAAGAAACTATGTAAATATGTCTGTTGACTGGGCAGAGACTCGTGCAGATGCACTAGAAAGCGAAGCTGCAGCAAAAAGCAG GGTATTTGAAAGCATTCGTTCACAGGGTCAAGAAGCGGTGGATGTTGTACAGAACTATCGTGACGTGTCCATTCTTATCAATGAGTCACTTGCTTTAGCACTGCAAGCAAATCGTACAGCTCAAGCCACCTTACTTCGA GTGCAGACAATGGTCGAGCAAGGACTAGATCAAAGAGCAGCAGAGTCGCTTAATGACAGCTCTAAGTTGGTTCAGAAGGCCTTACAACTCAACACGACTGCGAACa ATTTGAATTCGTTGCTACTGGATGGTCAGTTACAAACGAAGAGTGCAGGAGACCAGTTGGAAATtgcacaaaatacaaacaacaatgCTACAGCACTGCTCTCTTCTTTGACAG ATTTGTCTGGTCCTTTGGGTCAAACTAACATAGACATGACACTTCAATGTATTGAAATGATCTCCAGTCAGTGTCAGAGCACAGTGACCGTATTGGATAGGCGCACAGGTACACAGGAAGCAGCTCTAAATGAAGCTAAAAATTCCACTGCAGAAGCAAACGATATTCTAAATGTCGTACTGTCTACGG AAAAGAATGCTTCAACAGCTATTACTCATCTTGAGCAAGAACTGGGTAAACTGCAAACTATTGTCAATAAAACAAGTATACTGCAGGATGAAATTAATGTTACAATTGGACGTATGAGATTGAGTCTGAGTCGTGCAAGGCAAATCATAAGCCAA GTTAGAAGTGCTCGTTACTTTACAAAAGACGCTACTGCTGAATTTGAGAACGTCGGTGTTAGATCGAATGTTAGCAGCTTGTCACTGCACTTCCAGTTGGATCGTACTGATGGCCTGTTGGTGTACATTGGTGAAAAGTTG CCTTCAACAAAGCCAAATTTTATATCTCTGGAGATTGTTTCACGGCGTGTGTGGTTGAGGTATAATCTCGGTGGTACAACAGCAACCATTCGTAACAGTCACATGATTGTTGTTGGGCAATGGTATCAAGTGCTGGCTCAACG GGTTGGCGAAGTTGCGAATGTGACAGTAATTGGACGTGACAATGTAGTAACTCTGGCACACGGCAGATCATCTGCTGGGCATCAGGAGCTGTCATTGGATACACCTGTAGTCGCTGTAGGAGGAATTGCAGGAGTGTCAATTATG ATCTCACCTGATGTGATGAATCAGGATTATGTGGGTTGTTTGGATAACATTACTATTGATGGTAACATGATTGATCTAACTAATCCAAGCTCAGCAACTCCAGGCATCACCGTGTGTGATTGTAACAG AACAATTCCATTTGTTCCGACTGAGACACCAACTGGTAGCACAGAACCACCTACTACTGATAGAGTAACAACAGATACAGTACTTACAACGACCAAAGCCGCTGTGACAACTGAACCGCCTAGTACTGCTGCACATACTACTGCTGCAG CATTTACTGAAACTGCCTCTATGAAACTGACTGAAGTCGCTACTAATGAGACAATAACTGATGCTGTTACTACAGACATTCCAACGACTGCAGTATCTGCCACTGATGTAATTACAACTGACATCTCTACGAGTAAATCATCAACAACTCAGTCTGCTACCACTGACATGCCAACGACTGAAAGTTCTGGTGAAGATGAAATTACTACAGAGAGTGCTTCTACTGAATCATCAACAACTCAGTCTGCTACCACTGACATGCCAATGACTGAGAGTTCTGGTGAAGATGAAATTACTACAGAGAGTGCTTCTACTGAATCATCAACAACTCAGTCTGCTACCACTGACATGCCAACGACTGAGAGTTCTGGTGAAGATGAAATTACTACAGAGAGTGCTTCTACTGAATCATCAACAACTCAGTCTGCTACCACTGACATGCCAACAACTGAGAGTTCTGGTGAAGGTGAAATTACTACAGAGAGTGCTTCTACTGAATCATCAACAACTCAGTCTGCTACCACTGACATGCCAACAACTGAGAGTTCTGGTGAAGGTGAAATTACTACAGAGAGTGCTTCTACTGAATCATCAACAACTGAGGCAACTACAACAGACTTGCCAACTAGTCAGGCTACCACAACTCAAGCATTGACAACAGAGACTAGTAGTACGGAAGCTCCAACAACTGAAGCTTCTGTAGATGAAATTACTACAGAGAGTGCGTTGCTAACTACTGAGCCGGCTACTGCTAGAGCAACAACTGTAGCTGTTACTACGGATGCAACAACAGATGCTGCTACCACTCGGGCAATGACAACTGAGCCTTTGACTTCAGCAGCTGTGCCTTCCAGTGAAGCGTCAACAACTGCTGTACCGCCATCTCCCACTGTTCCTCAGCGATGTGGCTTTGCATCGAGCCCAGCCTTTGACGAAAGTGGTATTAGAACTACTGAGTTGCAGGACAGTTACATGGCGTACAGCTTAAGTCAAGATTTCTTTTACAGACG GTTTAATGTTCGATTGCAGTTTCAGACGTTTGCCTCCGAGGGCATTCTCTTGTTTATCACTGACGACAACCGTATTGATTTTATTGGGCTGGAGATGCGTGAAGGCAAGCTTCGgtttgcattcaattgtggTGGAGGAAGAGCCGAGGGCACTACAGATAATACTTATAACGATGGGCATTTACATACA GTAATCTTAGGCAGGTCAGATAATATTGGCTTCATAAATGTCGATTTCATCAGAGATTTTAAGATAGTGGAAGGAGTGAATGAGTACGTGTCTGTTTCAACTGATGCAAATTTCCTATACGTTGGTGGCACTCCAAAGTCCCATCCACCAACTGGTTTACTGATTGATAGAGAAACG ACTCGTCCTAGTTTGCTGGCTTGCTTTCAACAGCTATCACTGAAGGGTACAGACTATTTGACTAGCAG CCAATTGGTGACGACCAGTCTTACTGATAAATGTTACAGTGAGCTTGGCTCTGGAGCTTCTTACAATGGAACTGGATACTTCTCTTTGT ATGAAGGTGAAATAACACCAAGCAGTGCTTGGAAGGCAGGGGTTAACTTTGAGATTGACCTTGAATTCCAGACAGTCCAGAACTCTGGTTTACTTTTCTACGTTCAGAGTCAGTCATCGAACATTGATGATCAcgttgaattagaaattgtgGAGGGAAAG CTCGAATTTACATTTAATAATGGAGGACAGAATGTGACAATGGAATGGGATTCTCCTTATCCGTTTTACTTGTGTGATGGCAAGTGGCATCAAGTTGAGGTGCGAAAGGAAGGCACCATTGGTCGTCTGACAGTTGATGGTATGAGCACAGTAATGGACATGAGCACTGGTCGTTTGAGCGGAGTAGATGCTTTTGCTCCTCTCTATTTTGGTGGAATACCAG ATGGTGTGATGAAGAAAGATGGACTTCATGGTGTTGGTTTCGTGGGTTGCTTACGTAACCTTCGCTTGAAAAACAGCAGGACGACTCTGACTCCGTCCTACTGGGATGCAAGTGCGAAACTAGTCGGCGTTAATCCACAAGGATGCCCAGGTTGA
- the LOC134184422 gene encoding uncharacterized protein LOC134184422, translating into MLWYVLIATFAASTVRGDNQCVAGIKLDPLDRLREGGDYTNFEQKTSDIRECEEACCNDSRCAAFSYNNPMPSDLMNCHRGSICCNLKEGPPPQTNSSGKGIVSGSKPINPKDLAKPSLRILEYMDMELTMFMHFNLATFANIEHNCYQGACLNESLFNPSNLNATQWVMTAKEMGAGEICLTAHHEGGFCLWPTNYSYYSVAASPWKGGKGDVIKEFTDACSEHGIRPCFYLSASADAYHRNMSVEYYIYNELGMFTEILTQYGPIYRFWFDHYGSPCGGSLTGCPGGFPAYWYNVTQHIRDISPETLMGPGPDIWYNGGGESGSGMYPLWNPSDTRDGTPWNSTTVSGPQGMFFRPRESDMTIQNPGDKWFWGKGHAYYNASQLWEHWMVTVGRGANLILNIPPDTTGIIPEYFTAETKKFGDALRATFSTPLASVYDTTCNCNETITLQFLQPIMFDLVVTTENMINGQRIVRYEVDANVNKQWMTLTIPNGQTVGHKVVDQIAKPITATEVRFRCEQSVVDPIYIRQFAVYKAALPW; encoded by the exons ATGCTGTGGTACGTTTTGATTGCTACATTTGCTGCTTCAACAGTAAGAGGAGATAACCAATGTGTAGCAGGGATAAAGCTTGATCCTCTTGACAGACTCCGAGAAGGAGGCGATTACACGAACTTTGAGCAGAAAACGTCGGACATACGCGAATGCGAGGAAGCATGCTGTAACGACTCTCGTTGTGCAGCATTTTCGTACAACAATCCGATGCCCTCGGATCTTATGAACTGCCATAGAGGCAGCATTTGCTGCAATCTCAAGGAG GGTCCGCCTCCTCAGACCAACTCCAGTGGAAAAGGCATTGTCTCCGGCAGTAAACCTATTAATCCCAAAGACCTGGCAAAGCCTTCTCTTCGCATTTTGGAATACATGGATATGGAACTGACA ATGTTCATGCACTTTAATTTGGCTACATTTGCGAATATCGAGCACAACTGTTACCAAGGTGCTTGCCTGAATGAATCACTCTTCAATCCTTCCAATCTCAATGCAACGCAATGGGTTATGACAGCTAAAGAGATG GGTGCAGGAGAAATATGTCTGACAGCTCATCATGAGGGCGGATTCTG CTTGTGGCCAACCAATTATAGTTATTATAGTGTGGCTGCTTCTCCATGGAAAGGTGGCAAGGGTGATGTAATCAAAGAATTTACAGATGCATGCAGCGAGCATGGAATTAG GCCATGCTTCTATTTATCGGCTAGTGCTGATGCATATCACAGGAACATGTCTGTAGAATATTACATTTATAATGAACTAG GAATGTTTACTGAAATTCTTACTCAGTATGGACCCATTTATAGATTTTGGTTTGATCATTATGGTTCTCCATGTGGTGGCTCGTTGACAGGATGTCCAG GAGGATTTCCAGCTTACTGGTACAATGTTACACAACACATCAGAGACATTTCTCCAGAAACATTGATGGGGCCTGGACCAGATATTTGGTACAATGGAGGAG GAGAATCTGGTAGTGGAATGTATCCTCTCTGGAATCCTTCTGATACGAGAGATGGCACACCTTGGAATTCGACTACAGTGTCTGGTCCACAAGGAATGTTCTTTCGTCCCAGGGAGTCAGACATGACAATCCAGAATCCTGGTGATAAATGGTTTTGGGGAAAGGGTCATGCTTATTACAATGCATCACAACTATGGGAACACTGGATG gtCACTGTTGGTCGGGGTGCTAACCTCATTTTGAACATTCCACCGGACACTACAG GCATTATTCCAGAGTACTTCACAGCAGAAACGAAGAAATTTGGAGATGCACTTAGAGCAACTTTCTCTACACCTTTAGCATCAGT CTATGATACCACCTGCAACTGCAATGAGACCATCACTCTCCAGTTTCTACAGCCAATAATGTTTGATCTTGTTGTAACCACGGAGAACATGATCAATGGTCAGAGGATTGTACGATATGAGGTGGATGCCAATGTTAACAAACAGTGGATGACCCTGACAATACCAAATGGGCAAACTGTAGGCCACAAGGTAGTGGATCAGATTGCTAAGCCCATAACTGCCACTGAG GTTCGATTTCGATGTGAGCAATCCGTTGTTGATCCAATATATATCAGACAGTTTGCTGTATACAAGGCAGCTTTACCAtggtag